A genomic stretch from Edaphobacter aggregans includes:
- a CDS encoding sensor histidine kinase, which yields MSDKDQLACESPSIGSRSGTGYIWMAYSVFFFVDPIMRRSLRFWLVCVGIYAVFLAVYIGYMRARSTKQRYVLLAAFYVLGMVSLPINSSSTAFFVYSAAFLPFAVASVPTVIAVMVAQCLGVAVQGLVMHVSLIPIAITIFMIIVVGTSNIFVAQQKRSQHRLRVAHDEIERLAALAERERIARDLHDVLGHTLSVIVLKSELAGRLVERDPQRAAQEIGDVEKTARTALKEVREAIGGYRSQGLAAEVEMARNTLQTAGVAMACESPVPKLTSEEETVLCLALREAVTNIVRHAHATQCRMRFATTEDRFHSLQVEDDGPHPIKQEGNGLRGMRERVQSLGGRFSINSEHGTTLLVELPVRTTSTTGVVQ from the coding sequence ATGAGCGATAAAGATCAACTAGCGTGCGAGAGTCCGAGCATCGGTAGCCGCAGCGGTACGGGCTACATCTGGATGGCGTATTCGGTGTTCTTTTTTGTGGATCCGATCATGCGTCGTAGCCTGCGCTTCTGGCTGGTGTGCGTGGGGATCTACGCGGTCTTTCTGGCTGTCTATATCGGCTACATGCGGGCGCGTTCCACTAAGCAGCGTTATGTTCTGTTGGCTGCTTTTTATGTTCTGGGGATGGTGTCGCTTCCGATCAACTCCAGTTCGACGGCCTTCTTTGTTTATAGTGCCGCGTTCCTTCCGTTTGCCGTGGCTTCTGTACCGACTGTCATTGCAGTGATGGTGGCACAGTGCCTTGGAGTGGCGGTACAGGGTCTGGTGATGCATGTCAGTCTGATTCCGATTGCAATAACGATTTTCATGATCATTGTTGTGGGGACGAGCAACATCTTCGTCGCGCAGCAGAAGCGCTCGCAGCACAGGTTGCGAGTGGCGCATGACGAGATCGAGCGGCTGGCTGCGCTGGCAGAGCGAGAGCGGATTGCGCGCGACCTGCATGATGTTCTGGGGCATACGCTGTCGGTGATTGTGTTGAAGTCGGAGCTGGCGGGACGGCTGGTGGAACGCGATCCGCAGCGTGCGGCGCAGGAGATTGGCGATGTGGAGAAGACTGCGAGGACCGCGCTGAAGGAGGTGCGCGAGGCAATTGGAGGGTATCGGTCGCAGGGGCTCGCCGCTGAGGTGGAGATGGCGCGCAATACGCTGCAGACTGCTGGTGTGGCGATGGCTTGCGAGTCGCCGGTGCCGAAGCTGACGTCGGAGGAGGAGACGGTGCTGTGCCTGGCACTGCGTGAGGCCGTCACGAATATTGTTCGCCACGCTCATGCGACGCAGTGCCGGATGCGCTTCGCTACGACGGAGGACCGCTTCCACTCGCTACAAGTGGAGGACGATGGCCCTCATCCAATAAAGCAGGAAGGCAATGGGCTGCGTGGAATGCGGGAGAGGGTGCAGTCGCTGGGTGGGCGCTTCTCGATCAATAGCGAACATGGCACGACGCTGTTAGTGGAGCTTCCGGTCAGGACAACTTCGACTACAGGTGTGGTGCAGTGA
- the gluQRS gene encoding tRNA glutamyl-Q(34) synthetase GluQRS, which produces MTTKNNANRYVGRLAPSPTGLLHVGHAATFWAAHERAREYNGRLLLRNEDLDPQRSKVEFVEAMVEDLAWLGIEWEPPMISQSERRELYRAAFERLLEAGFVYPCRCSRKDLARMMHAPHEDVDDELVYDGRCRPAGEALSRSLVPEMNYRFRVSDGEVVRFVDGDVGAQNFTARVDFGDFLVWRKDGLPSYQLACVVDDAAMGITEVVRGTDLLKSTARQILLQRALGLGGVEYFHTRLMVDEHGVRLAKRHDALAIRTLREHGLSREDVLAMAG; this is translated from the coding sequence ATGACGACAAAGAACAATGCCAACCGTTATGTGGGAAGATTGGCTCCTTCGCCGACTGGATTGCTGCATGTAGGCCATGCCGCGACATTCTGGGCAGCGCATGAGCGTGCGCGGGAGTATAACGGCAGGCTGTTGCTGCGTAATGAGGATCTTGATCCGCAGCGGTCGAAGGTTGAGTTTGTGGAGGCGATGGTTGAGGATCTCGCGTGGCTGGGGATTGAGTGGGAGCCTCCGATGATTTCCCAGTCGGAACGTAGGGAGTTGTATCGTGCTGCGTTCGAGCGGTTGCTGGAGGCGGGGTTTGTTTATCCGTGTCGTTGCAGCCGGAAGGATCTGGCGCGGATGATGCACGCTCCGCATGAGGATGTAGATGATGAGCTGGTGTATGACGGACGGTGTCGGCCTGCGGGTGAGGCTCTATCGCGGAGTCTCGTGCCGGAGATGAATTACCGGTTTCGGGTTTCGGATGGTGAGGTTGTTCGTTTTGTCGATGGCGATGTGGGGGCACAGAACTTTACGGCGAGGGTGGACTTTGGGGATTTTCTGGTCTGGCGTAAGGATGGCTTGCCGAGTTATCAGCTTGCTTGTGTTGTCGATGATGCGGCGATGGGGATTACTGAGGTTGTGCGAGGGACTGATCTGTTGAAGTCGACGGCGCGGCAGATCTTGCTGCAACGTGCGCTGGGCTTGGGTGGGGTTGAGTATTTTCATACACGGCTGATGGTGGATGAGCATGGTGTGCGGCTGGCGAAGCGGCATGATGCGCTGGCGATTCGTACGCTGCGGGAGCATGGGTTGAGCCGTGAGGATGTACTGGCGATGGCTGGTTAA
- a CDS encoding ABC transporter ATP-binding protein, translating into MPATALIRETEIERYASAIEPQQAVATLTGVTKRYGDTLALDELNLALRAGEVVALLGPNGAGKSTAVRLLLGLIAPTAGTARVFGGDPQTPSTRLRVGAMLQVARIPETLRVREHLDLFRSYYPNPLSMAEVVRIAQLDGIEDKMFSKLSGGQKQRVLLGLAMCGDPDLVFLDEPTVGMDIEARRGLWQQIRTLANRGKTVLLTTHYLEEADALAHRIVVLSKGKIVSEGTPAEIKSASAGRKIRCRTRLTAELLRALPGVTSVEQSGDDVVVMTPRAEDVVREMLLRDETLSNLEISSPALEDAFLALTTSN; encoded by the coding sequence ATGCCCGCTACTGCACTGATACGAGAGACGGAGATTGAACGATATGCTTCGGCGATTGAGCCGCAACAGGCGGTTGCTACGTTGACCGGCGTGACGAAGCGCTATGGCGATACGCTGGCGCTGGATGAGTTGAACCTGGCTCTGCGGGCGGGCGAGGTTGTGGCGCTGTTGGGGCCGAATGGCGCGGGCAAGTCGACGGCGGTGCGGTTGCTGCTGGGATTGATTGCTCCTACTGCGGGTACGGCGCGGGTGTTTGGTGGTGATCCGCAAACGCCATCGACGCGGCTGCGGGTGGGTGCGATGCTGCAGGTTGCGCGGATTCCGGAGACGCTGCGGGTTCGTGAGCATCTGGATTTGTTTCGCAGTTATTATCCGAATCCGCTTTCGATGGCGGAGGTGGTGAGGATTGCGCAGCTTGATGGGATTGAAGACAAGATGTTCAGCAAGTTGAGCGGCGGGCAGAAACAGCGTGTGCTGCTTGGGCTGGCGATGTGCGGCGATCCTGATCTGGTGTTTCTGGATGAGCCGACTGTGGGGATGGATATCGAGGCGCGACGAGGCCTGTGGCAGCAGATTCGCACGCTAGCGAATCGCGGCAAGACGGTGTTGCTGACGACGCATTATCTGGAAGAGGCCGATGCTTTGGCGCATCGGATTGTCGTGCTCAGCAAGGGGAAGATCGTTAGCGAGGGAACGCCTGCCGAGATCAAGAGCGCGAGTGCGGGGCGCAAGATTCGCTGCCGTACTCGGCTTACGGCTGAGCTTCTACGTGCGCTGCCGGGTGTCACCAGTGTGGAGCAGAGCGGCGATGATGTTGTGGTTATGACTCCGCGGGCCGAGGATGTTGTGCGCGAGATGCTGCTACGCGATGAAACGTTGAGCAATCTCGAGATCTCGAGTCCGGCACTGGAAGATGCTTTTCTTGCACTTACTACTTCGAACTGA
- a CDS encoding ABC transporter permease, which translates to MSTPTIAYHVPQSFSFARTAKIFIKETKYEFLKLLRNRSFSLAVIGFPIMFYLLFGVSNRGVHSSGIHMARYLLAGYACFGLIGAALFGIGVGLAGERAAGWLEVKRASPMPPPAYLFAKCMGAIVFGLIILTALTVLAVTIGGVSVTGFELVKMFGLSVVGSISFASMGFLLALLVPANAAPGIVNLIYLPMSFMSGLWMPIQYLPHSLQRIAPALPTYHLAQLMLGVFGYANQSSAASHWFGLAGFTMVMLGTSWLIFNRAQQNA; encoded by the coding sequence ATGTCGACTCCGACTATCGCTTATCACGTGCCACAGTCGTTTAGCTTTGCTCGCACTGCGAAAATTTTTATTAAAGAGACGAAGTACGAGTTTCTTAAGCTGCTGCGCAACCGTTCGTTTTCGCTTGCGGTTATTGGCTTTCCTATTATGTTTTATCTGCTGTTCGGCGTAAGCAATCGCGGTGTGCATAGTAGCGGAATTCACATGGCGCGGTACCTGCTGGCCGGATATGCGTGCTTTGGGTTGATCGGCGCGGCGCTGTTCGGTATTGGGGTGGGTTTGGCGGGCGAGCGGGCTGCGGGATGGCTTGAAGTGAAGCGCGCGAGCCCTATGCCACCACCTGCGTACCTTTTTGCGAAGTGCATGGGCGCTATTGTCTTTGGGCTGATTATTCTTACGGCCTTGACGGTGCTTGCGGTGACGATCGGTGGGGTCTCCGTGACCGGTTTTGAGTTGGTGAAGATGTTCGGTCTGAGCGTCGTTGGGTCGATTTCGTTTGCGAGCATGGGTTTTTTGCTGGCGCTGCTTGTTCCGGCGAATGCTGCGCCGGGCATCGTGAATTTAATCTATCTGCCGATGTCGTTTATGAGCGGGCTTTGGATGCCGATTCAATATCTGCCGCATTCGCTGCAGCGGATTGCGCCTGCTCTGCCGACGTATCATCTTGCTCAGTTGATGCTTGGGGTCTTCGGCTATGCAAATCAAAGTTCGGCGGCAAGCCATTGGTTTGGTCTTGCGGGGTTCACGATGGTGATGCTGGGAACGAGCTGGCTGATCTTCAATCGTGCGCAGCAGAATGCCTGA